The nucleotide sequence TTCGCACCAGGTGATCAGGTCGAGATCGGCAGGGTTGATCACCCCTTCCTCGCACAGCGCCTCGAAACTGACGACGCGTTCCCAGAATTCGCGGCCATAAAACAGCACCGGCATCCGTTCGATCTTGCCGGTCTGGATCAGCGTCAGCAGCTCGAACGATTCGTCGAACGTGCCGAACCCGCCAGGGAATACCGCCACCGCGCGCGCGCGCAGCAGGAAGTGCATCTTGCGCAGCGCGAAATAGTGGAACTGCATCGACAGCGACGGCGTGACATAGGGGTTGGGCGCCTGTTCGTGGGGCAGCACGATGTTCAGGCCGACCGATTCCGCGCCGACATCGCATGCGCCGCGATTGGCGGCTTCCATGATCGAGGGGCCACCGCCCGAACAGACAACGAAGTGGCGATTGCCGTCGGTATCGAGGGGAAAGCCGCTGGCCAGCCGGGCCAGTTCGCGCGCGACGTCGTAATATTTGGCCTTGTCCGCCAGCCGCTGCGCCACCGCTTCCCGACCGGTGCCCTTGGCCAGTTCAAGCAGCTCGGGCACCTTGTCCGGTTCGGGAATGCGTGCAGACCCGTACATGACCAGCGTGGAGGCGATCTTCGCCTCGTCCAGCAGCAACTGGGGCTTCAGCAGCTCAAGCTGGAAGCGGATGGGGCGCAGGTCCTCACGCAGCAGGAAATCCAGGTCCTGAAACGCCAGCTTATAGGCCGGATGCTCGGTCTGGGGGGTGGTGGTGCCGTGACGTGCGGTCTCGGCATCCTCGTCGGCGCGGCGGAACACGCGCGAAGGGACTTTGGTATCGTTCATTGGCCCGCGCTTAGCCGAGCGGTACGCGCCTGAAAAGCGGCGTCACCGGCACATGGGGCGCCCGCCCATGTCCAGATGGAAGTGATTGGCATGGGCGCTGTTATATTCGGGACCAAGCGCGGTCGTGAACCGCTTGCACGCCGACCGGAACACCACGCGCAGGAATCGCTGCTCCCGGCTGTTCCCGTCCCAACCGTCCAGCACGCTGACCCGCCGCCCATCGGACAGGACAAAGGTGGCGACGTCGACCGCATTGGCGCGGCCATGTTCCGACAACCGCTTGCTGCCCGCGATGGGGCGGCAATTGAAGGTGCCATAGCTTTCGATGCGGACCAGATCGCTGCCCATCACCTGTCGCGCGGCGGGGGCGACGGCATAGCGCACCCAGTTGGAGAAATTGCGCGCCAGCGGACAGCGCATCGACCGCAGGCCGCTGACGGGGATACCGATGTCGAGCAACTGCACCGCGCCGACGACGACGCATCCATTGCCGAAATCCTGTTGCGGAAGCGTGCGATAGTCGATCGAGTAGCGGTCGAGTTCGGCCAGGCATTGCCGGGTTTCCGCCGTGGGTCGTGCCGGTGCGCGTGCGGGGGTGGATTTCGCGGCGGTGCGGCGCGGCTCAGGCCGGTCGCCACCCCCGAACAGGCACGCGCTCAACAAAAGCGGCGCCGCCGCCATCAACCCGGTCCAACCCCTATGCATGGCGACCATCTTTACGGCCTGGCACTGAACATGCGGATAACGAATGGATTCGGCTCGTCTTTCCGATGGCTCACTTCACCCGCCCGCGCGTGCGATCAGCGCCTGCGCCTGTTTCAGATGCGGGGCATCGACCATGCGCCCGTCCAGTTGCAGCGCACCAGCGCCTGGCGACGCGGCAAAGGCGTCGACAACGGCCCGCGCCGCCGCCACCGCTTCAGGTGCGGGGGTAAAGGCGCGGTTGATCGCATCGACCTGTGCCGGGTGGATCGCCATCATGCCTGTGAACCCGTCGCGCGCACCCGCCATGGCATAGCGGGCAAGCCCGTCGCCGTCCTTGATTGCGGGATAGACGGTTTCGATCGCCGCCACGCCCGCCGCATGCGCGCCGAACAGCGTCAGCGCGCGGATCATGCGATACGGGTCGGTATAGCTGCCATCGTCATGCCGCGATGTCGCCGCGCCGATGGCGGCGGGCAGATCCTCCGCCCCCCAGGTCAGGGCGCACAGCCGATCCGCCACCGCGCCATACTCGGCCAGCGCAAAGACGGCGCGCGGGGTTTCGGTGGCGATGGGGAGGATGGGCGGTGCATCCGCTCTTAGCAGTGCCGCCAGCGCGGTGACGCTGGCCGCCCCCTCGGCCTTGGGCAGCACCACACCGTCGGCGGTCTGCGCCACTTGCGCGTCGGCGGCGATCCATTGGCTGTCGAGCGGGTTCACGCGGACGAAGATGTGCGCGGGATGCGATCCCTTTAGAAACGCTGCCACGGCTTCGCGCGCCACATCCTTGCGCTCGGCGGTCACCGAATCCTCAAGGTCGAGGATCAGCGCATCGGCACCCGATGCCAGCGCCTTTTCGAACCGGTCGGGCCGGTCGCCGGGCACGAACAGCAGCGAGCGCAGCCTCATACGTCGCGGACCTTCAGCATGGCGGAGCGCAGGCAGCGGCAGACGACTTCGCCCCGCTGATTCAGCATCTCGTGCCGCCACGTCACGATGCCTTGCCCCGGCCGTGATTTCGACGGGCGCAGCGCGGTGACCTCGCTGGTCGCGCGCAACGTGTCGCCGATGAACACCGGCGCGGGCATGACCAGTTCGTCATAGCCCAGATTGGCGACCAGCGTGCCCAATGTCGTGTCGCCCACCGACAGCCCCACCATCAGCGCGAAGGTGAAGGTGCCGTTGACTAGAATGCGCCCGAATTGCGACGCCTTGGCCGCTTCCGCGTCCAGATGCAGCGGCTGGGGGTTATGCGTCATCGTCGAGAAGAGCAGATTGTCGGTTTCGGTGACGGTGCGGCGGATTTCATGCTCGATCCGGTCGCCGATCTTCCATTCGTCGAAGAAACGTCCGGCCATCCTATGCCTCCTCCGCCTCGATCCGGGCGAGCAGTGCCTCGACCTGAACCTGTGCGCCCGCCTCGACCGTCAGTTCGGCGACAACGCCGTCGAACGGGGCGGTCAGGGCATGTTCCATTTTCATCGCCTCAAGCGTCAACAGCTTCTGGCCGCGAACGACCCGCTCGCCCGCCGCGACATCGACCGACAACACGCGGCCCGGCATGGGGGCCAGGATCGCGCCCTGCGATGCCACCGCGCCACCCGCGCCGCCGGGACGCCAGCGCGAAAAGGCAAAGGCCGCGCCGCCCTCCACGATCACCAGCCGGTCGTCGACCAGCCGCCCCGCCGTTTCGGGCCGCGTGGCGAGCAGGTCGACGATTCGGTGCTCGCCCCCGCATTCGACGGTGATGCGGCTGCGCGGGGCAGCGTTCAGGCGCAGCCCGCCCAGTTCGCTCCACACACCGCCGGTGCCCAGCCGGTCGCTTTCGACCCAGGCCAGCGTATGCGCGGCCGCCACCCATGCCGCCGTGTCCGGCGCGGCATCCGGCAACAGCGCGTCGAGATTGGCGGCGATGAAGCCGGTATCCACCTGCCCGGTTGCAAAGGCCGGGTGGCGCAGCGCGCGTGCGATGAAGCCCGCATTGGTGGCGACCGGCCAGACGCCGGTCTGCTCCACCTCATCCGCCAGCAGTTCGATCGCCTCTGCCCGGTCGGCGCCGTGGGCGATCAGCTTCGCGATCATCGGGTCGTAATAGGGGGTGACCGAATCGCCCTCCTCCACCCCGGTATCGACGCGCAGCGCGCCGTGCGGCAGATCCAGCATCGCCAGCCGCCCGGTCGATGGCAGAAAGCCCGTGGCCGGATCCTCGGCATACAGCCGCGCCTCGACCGCGTGG is from Sphingomonas sp. IW22 and encodes:
- a CDS encoding LOG family protein, which translates into the protein MNDTKVPSRVFRRADEDAETARHGTTTPQTEHPAYKLAFQDLDFLLREDLRPIRFQLELLKPQLLLDEAKIASTLVMYGSARIPEPDKVPELLELAKGTGREAVAQRLADKAKYYDVARELARLASGFPLDTDGNRHFVVCSGGGPSIMEAANRGACDVGAESVGLNIVLPHEQAPNPYVTPSLSMQFHYFALRKMHFLLRARAVAVFPGGFGTFDESFELLTLIQTGKIERMPVLFYGREFWERVVSFEALCEEGVINPADLDLITWCETAEEGWQIVQDFWKEKEAEG
- a CDS encoding extensin family protein, which produces MHRGWTGLMAAAPLLLSACLFGGGDRPEPRRTAAKSTPARAPARPTAETRQCLAELDRYSIDYRTLPQQDFGNGCVVVGAVQLLDIGIPVSGLRSMRCPLARNFSNWVRYAVAPAARQVMGSDLVRIESYGTFNCRPIAGSKRLSEHGRANAVDVATFVLSDGRRVSVLDGWDGNSREQRFLRVVFRSACKRFTTALGPEYNSAHANHFHLDMGGRPMCR
- a CDS encoding CoA ester lyase, with the translated sequence MRLRSLLFVPGDRPDRFEKALASGADALILDLEDSVTAERKDVAREAVAAFLKGSHPAHIFVRVNPLDSQWIAADAQVAQTADGVVLPKAEGAASVTALAALLRADAPPILPIATETPRAVFALAEYGAVADRLCALTWGAEDLPAAIGAATSRHDDGSYTDPYRMIRALTLFGAHAAGVAAIETVYPAIKDGDGLARYAMAGARDGFTGMMAIHPAQVDAINRAFTPAPEAVAAARAVVDAFAASPGAGALQLDGRMVDAPHLKQAQALIARAGG
- a CDS encoding MaoC family dehydratase, producing MAGRFFDEWKIGDRIEHEIRRTVTETDNLLFSTMTHNPQPLHLDAEAAKASQFGRILVNGTFTFALMVGLSVGDTTLGTLVANLGYDELVMPAPVFIGDTLRATSEVTALRPSKSRPGQGIVTWRHEMLNQRGEVVCRCLRSAMLKVRDV